In one window of Haloimpatiens sp. FM7315 DNA:
- a CDS encoding response regulator, whose translation MSKVLIVDDAAFMRMMIKDILEKNGFEVVGEANNGLKAVEIYTQEKPDVVTMDITMPDMDGIEAVKAIKKIDSSAKIIMCSAMGQQSMVMDAIKAGAKDFIVKPFQADRVLEAIRKVIG comes from the coding sequence ATGAGTAAAGTATTAATAGTTGATGACGCTGCTTTTATGAGAATGATGATTAAGGATATATTAGAAAAGAATGGTTTTGAAGTAGTTGGAGAAGCAAATAATGGATTGAAAGCTGTGGAAATATACACACAAGAAAAACCAGATGTAGTTACTATGGATATTACTATGCCAGACATGGATGGAATTGAAGCAGTAAAGGCCATAAAGAAAATCGATTCTAGTGCGAAAATAATAATGTGTAGTGCTATGGGTCAGCAAAGCATGGTTATGGATGCTATAAAAGCCGGAGCAAAAGATTTTATAGTTAAGCCATTCCAAGCGGACAGAGTACTTGAAGCTATTAGAAAAGTAATAGGCTAG
- the fliY gene encoding flagellar motor switch phosphatase FliY — MSNDFLSQEEIDSLLNGGNEEATSDNSEDNKEALSDTEKDLLGEIGNISMGSASTALSTILNQTVNITTPQVTTTTLRKLRDTFAVPNICLEVQYTSGIMGENLLVMKVSDAAVIASLMMGGDGSSVESSGSLSEIEESAVAEAMNQMIGSAATSMATMFSREVNISPPKSRIWSDNSEVLAEGIDEDETIIKVAFKLNIGTLVDSEIMQILPINTGKKIVNIMMGNEEPKEEVPEVLNNEPQIETKEEFIKEKPIETKKAPVSKQVEVQKAAFEPLREVAANAALPSNIDLILDVPLQISVVLGRTKMSIKDILNLGTGSLVELDKLAEEPVEILVNGKIVAYGEVVVIDENFGVRLTSIVSSKDRVKSLGK, encoded by the coding sequence ATGAGTAATGATTTCCTTTCGCAAGAAGAAATAGATTCTCTTTTGAACGGTGGGAATGAAGAGGCTACTAGTGACAATAGTGAAGATAATAAAGAAGCACTAAGTGACACTGAAAAAGATCTTCTTGGAGAAATAGGTAATATTTCTATGGGATCTGCTTCTACTGCACTTTCTACTATATTAAATCAAACAGTAAACATAACCACTCCACAGGTTACAACTACTACACTAAGAAAATTAAGAGATACTTTTGCAGTACCAAATATATGTCTAGAAGTTCAGTACACTAGTGGAATAATGGGAGAGAACCTTTTAGTTATGAAGGTTTCAGATGCAGCTGTCATAGCAAGTCTTATGATGGGTGGAGATGGAAGTAGCGTCGAGAGCAGTGGAAGCCTATCTGAGATAGAGGAGAGCGCAGTTGCTGAGGCTATGAATCAAATGATAGGTTCTGCTGCAACTTCTATGGCAACAATGTTTTCAAGGGAAGTAAATATATCACCACCAAAATCTAGAATATGGAGTGATAACTCTGAGGTTTTAGCAGAGGGAATAGATGAAGATGAAACTATTATAAAAGTTGCATTTAAGTTAAACATAGGAACTTTGGTAGATAGTGAGATAATGCAGATTCTTCCTATAAATACAGGTAAGAAGATTGTAAATATAATGATGGGAAACGAAGAACCAAAAGAAGAAGTGCCTGAAGTTTTAAATAATGAGCCTCAAATTGAAACAAAAGAAGAGTTCATAAAGGAAAAACCAATAGAAACTAAAAAAGCTCCTGTAAGTAAGCAAGTAGAAGTTCAAAAGGCTGCTTTTGAACCATTAAGAGAAGTTGCTGCTAATGCAGCACTACCTAGTAATATTGATTTAATATTAGATGTTCCACTTCAAATATCCGTAGTTCTTGGAAGAACTAAGATGAGCATTAAGGATATATTAAACCTTGGAACAGGATCTTTGGTAGAACTTGATAAACTAGCAGAAGAGCCAGTTGAGATTCTTGTTAATGGTAAAATAGTAGCTTATGGAGAAGTTGTTGTTATAGATGAAAATTTTGGAGTAAGACTAACTAGTATAGTAAGTAGTAAAGATCGTGTGAAAAGTTTAGGAAAATAG
- a CDS encoding chemotaxis protein CheW, with amino-acid sequence MQVVIFKLNDEQFAVETAKVQSISDMMEVTKVPKAPKSIKGIINLRGNIIPLLNLNLLLNIDKLHDGVQQNIIIVSLEEESVGISVDQVDEVLEVEENMIETINDKDKKAYIRGIINFKDRIVTLIDIDKLMLN; translated from the coding sequence ATGCAAGTTGTAATTTTTAAACTTAATGATGAACAATTTGCAGTAGAGACTGCTAAAGTTCAAAGTATAAGTGATATGATGGAAGTTACAAAAGTTCCTAAGGCACCAAAATCAATAAAAGGAATTATAAATCTAAGAGGAAACATTATTCCTCTATTAAATCTAAATCTTCTATTGAATATAGATAAACTTCATGATGGTGTTCAGCAAAATATAATAATAGTTTCTCTTGAAGAAGAATCTGTTGGTATAAGCGTTGATCAAGTTGATGAGGTTCTAGAAGTAGAAGAGAATATGATTGAAACAATAAATGATAAAGACAAAAAAGCCTATATAAGAGGAATAATTAATTTTAAAGACAGAATTGTAACTTTAATTGATATAGATAAGCTAATGTTAAATTAG
- the fliM gene encoding flagellar motor switch protein FliM: MAEVLTQGEIDALLSALSSGELEPEQLAKQEEHKVKKYDFRSPQKFSKDHIRTLELVHDNYSRIISSYLSAQLRTNIKVKIMSVQQITYEEFVHSMPNPTILTIFRMQPLSGSILYECNPEFVFRVLDILLGGTGMKEFKMREFTDIDKNIIKKVTEGLISHLKLAWEEILDVMDPEIEALETNPALNQTLAPNEPVALITFSVEIGTSNSFINICIPYLSIEKVLDKLVVQYWFKESNEEILKESRDKLKNRLNVVDVELLAKLGKVDLTVDDFLKLTVGDIITLDRKIDEPIDILVGENTYYYAKAGIVGKNRGIQIIDIREKDVEKYE; this comes from the coding sequence ATGGCAGAGGTTTTAACTCAAGGTGAAATAGATGCCCTTTTGTCTGCCTTATCATCTGGGGAGCTTGAGCCAGAACAGTTAGCTAAGCAGGAAGAGCATAAAGTTAAAAAATATGACTTTAGAAGCCCTCAAAAGTTTTCTAAAGATCATATAAGAACTTTAGAATTGGTGCATGATAATTATTCTAGAATAATATCTAGCTATTTATCTGCACAGCTTAGAACTAATATTAAGGTTAAGATAATGTCAGTCCAACAAATAACCTATGAGGAATTTGTTCATTCTATGCCTAATCCAACTATATTAACCATATTTAGAATGCAACCTTTAAGTGGATCAATATTGTATGAGTGTAATCCTGAATTTGTATTTAGGGTTTTGGATATACTTTTAGGTGGCACTGGTATGAAAGAATTTAAAATGAGAGAGTTTACAGATATTGATAAAAACATCATAAAAAAGGTAACTGAAGGATTAATATCTCATTTAAAGTTGGCTTGGGAAGAAATATTAGATGTAATGGACCCGGAGATAGAGGCACTAGAGACAAATCCAGCGCTTAATCAAACTTTGGCTCCAAATGAACCAGTAGCACTCATAACTTTTTCTGTAGAAATAGGCACCAGTAATTCTTTTATTAACATTTGTATACCTTATTTAAGTATAGAAAAAGTCCTAGATAAATTGGTAGTTCAGTATTGGTTTAAAGAAAGCAATGAAGAAATACTAAAAGAATCTAGGGACAAGTTAAAAAACAGGCTAAATGTTGTGGATGTTGAACTTTTAGCAAAACTTGGTAAAGTGGATCTGACTGTAGATGATTTCTTAAAATTAACTGTAGGGGACATAATTACTTTAGATCGTAAAATTGATGAACCTATAGATATATTAGTAGGTGAAAATACTTATTATTATGCCAAGGCAGGCATTGTTGGTAAAAACAGAGGTATACAAATTATAGATATTAGAGAAAAGGATGTGGAAAAATATGAGTAA
- a CDS encoding chemotaxis protein CheC, whose protein sequence is MGYLDLNDLQLDALKEIANIGTGNAATALSQLLNLKVEMTVPSLNVVPFDEIFGEGGGERVAIGVLVRVLGDTPGNILFVMEKDVALNIVNKILGNNEKEISEMGNSVLCEIGNIMCGAYMNAIAKFTNLVIMPSVPAVAYDMLGAILSTTFIESGQYDEYVLDIETLFGKYDENISGHFYYVPMPGSLEKILSSIGI, encoded by the coding sequence ATGGGTTATTTGGATTTAAATGATTTACAATTAGATGCCTTGAAGGAAATAGCAAATATTGGTACTGGAAATGCTGCTACTGCTTTATCTCAACTTCTAAATTTAAAAGTTGAGATGACAGTACCGTCTCTTAATGTGGTGCCTTTTGATGAAATTTTCGGAGAAGGTGGGGGTGAAAGAGTAGCTATAGGCGTTTTAGTTAGGGTACTTGGAGATACTCCTGGTAATATACTATTTGTTATGGAAAAAGATGTGGCTTTGAATATAGTAAATAAGATACTTGGCAATAATGAAAAGGAAATTAGCGAAATGGGAAATTCGGTGCTATGTGAAATTGGAAATATAATGTGTGGTGCATATATGAATGCCATTGCTAAATTTACAAATTTAGTTATAATGCCGTCAGTGCCTGCTGTAGCCTATGATATGCTAGGGGCAATACTTTCTACAACTTTCATAGAGTCAGGACAATATGATGAATATGTTTTAGATATAGAAACATTATTTGGCAAGTATGATGAAAATATAAGTGGGCATTTTTATTATGTACCTATGCCCGGTTCACTAGAAAAAATATTAAGTTCAATAGGAATATAA
- a CDS encoding flagellar biosynthesis anti-sigma factor FlgM, giving the protein MQDIKMQIKNGSYKLESRKVAEALMKFVRGKGI; this is encoded by the coding sequence GTGCAAGATATAAAAATGCAAATTAAAAATGGAAGTTATAAACTAGAATCAAGAAAAGTTGCAGAAGCCTTAATGAAATTCGTTAGAGGAAAGGGAATATAG